AATGAAGGAATATGCTTGCAAGAGGCAAAGGTGTGACACAACTAATGGCTCGAGTGACCCTTCTACgaagcttcttcgccaaatttacaaaGGTGTTTGTAAATTGAATAACAAATTAagttgtgtgcaagaacaattacttgtgattgctaccaagtatcccgatgttaaagaagacatggacaaAGTTCGTTCCTCCTGCGTGAtctccgaagatgaagatgatgagtagcctcttgtgctTCTTTATATTGGTGATtagattattttatttattatgtctagtaaatcttttattttcttgttttgtttagaagaataactagagtttggaatagccaatattgtgagtacacatagctatgtccaacgttttcatcttcatgtttttagatttatttatttaaattctaaagttgttttggaagatgatgattgcaattttaatctttatggttttatatattgcaatatgttatgggatatgtgtgtttgcgtccgtgaactattattgtcccatacaatgTTAAAAGTTATCTCATttatatgtcaatatgcatgtattgatacaagatcgatgaacttttgacaaacaaaagttaagcctattatgtcaattctttgatggaagataggttaaaatcttttgtttacaaagattatgtctattatatgtcattgtgcaaatagtgacgaagatataatgaatctttgtatatgccgcagtattgatctttccctgatccatattttatgtgtatactgcaatgttccataaggttttcttgtgttgagcataaaacgattcAGTCAATCATTCATTTATGGTTAatatagtcgtagctccgtaagttctcttatgtcgagcttgttcaattaaattgatcacttttgtgtttaatttgattgtgtattccgattaaattgatcatgggtttacttgtggttagtttaattgagaattttgaatatacaaaatcatttcattatggtttttggtgtccaataaaatccttcttttcttgtaaaagtaaggtcgctcttgttgttctctcgggaatgacatcaaatgggggagagttcttttgaacttgcgcttaatttccatatctttgtggggagtgcagctgtggaattatttaggggttatcttgtatctttataaactccttgatgaatgcatttagcttcggctttatgattgcatctaaataagttgatatgtacttttctttggtcttgaagcgtctccgtgaaaatttcattaggatcccgcacctttgccaattttattgacaaaaaaggggagaattaatatgttgttcacactacaaatacatatgatttacgtgttttacgggtcattatgtaaggtggagtggttttcatgttgagacgaaagtattggctaagggggagtgatacatatcaccatagtattgttgtcgaagttgtgatataagaacttcgatgttgtgtaataatactatgacattgtataacaatgatcgagagcctttgttttctcattgttatggctacggaacttcaacaactatgatgctgaatcgaacatctatggaatcatgggagtacttggaaaagacgaagttttcgagtaatgttgaagcaccgaggagatcaagcatgtggacgagaagctacaaagtttttatctattttgtaatccatatgtattgatagttttttcactaaaattgacaaagggggagattgttagagcattgctcggtagaactcgcatgatttgctatctcaagcatgtttgtcaatgttagtgatcaaaactatatgtcttgatttctattatacttatgactaagtctcggtctaggatagttaggaatagttgagctccagactccatggcgattatcttacgaagacgaagaactactcaaggaaccggtggaacttcatccgaccaaatggtatgtggagacttgaactcatctgtcactcaaaaatctatctactcaatctcctactcttgagacaaaagtcgtatcagtatgatagttttcatacatacacatttgctatttcgagccaagtttactcgcctgtctttttctcgaaatatgtgttggtaagcttttgctttaaccattttcacctttacccgtgacgaaagtcatgatgacgtttcaatcttgaaaatagctttgatgacaatagtcgattctttatgtctaacgactattataacattatagaagaatgtttcaatgattgaaatgtagagttaagattacgtaaccaactatggatataagcatatatagtgtgttcgcacattagtgtataaatccatgtaccggaaaccaagtgtgtgcatatgtttgcatacggtattggtgaaggagacgggttaggtacgcgtacccgtacgtgtactggcggaacttttcctcccggaaaattctgctgagtttggagtttacgaactcataaaccagtcaccttaggtacgcctatccgtacgcgtactggcgaaacttttctccccgaaaaattctgctgagtttggaaaccaaaagccaactcaaatctggtagctaaggtacgcatacccgtacgcgtacccaagctggttatttctcaaatcgatagtttcatgaacttaaacaataaatcaataaagaatgaaatctttgcaaaccgtggctatattgttcatgaattgattcaaatgaatcaaaccgattttgttttaattgtatctatgtataaagatctaagaaattgaacaactcttgaactagttcttatgagtcatttgacctagttatgaaaaagatgaatacggttaatatgaaagtgctcatatgtttaatcattggttaaatatttgtgaaccaactaagtgtatacgtttaggtacggtcactcaaacctaaatgaatacatttcatttgtgtgtgacaagctaagtttcgatctaatggttgaaagatattagctcggataaatcaggtttttcatctaacggtgaatattgaatgctttgttaccaaggtaacttggattgcaaaccctgatttgaaaattatataaaggagacatctagaaattggaaaaactaatccccacacctcatgtgtgatactagttggtttgctagagtcaattctcctttaaccgtaggtttctgctcgagaccctgtcgattaacgacttgaagacttcattgggattgtgaagccagacgaaactactctTGTagaagcgatctgatcttgccattttctatcgtacgagttcaattttaagattggcttgagattatatctccgatagggcaagataaaaagaaatcacaaacatcttcgtctcatcatttgtgattctgcaatatctagtttcgctaccatacgatttagattattgtgaggtgaatgataattctaggttgttcttcaggaatataagtctgggttaccGATTGGTTCCtaatcaccttgatttatcaaaagacggaacaaaacttttaggtttatctgtgggagacagatttatttatcatcgtagacttttctgtgtgatacagatttgtttattaaagtcttcgactttgggtcgtagcaactcttagttgtggctgagatcagctaagggaatcaagtgtgtagtatcctgctaggatcagagacgtaaggagcgcaactgtaccttaaattagtgtgatattgattagggtccaactacagtccagaccgaagttagtttgtagtaggctagtatctgtagcggcttaatacagtgtggtgttcaatctggactaggtcccggggtttttctgcatttgtggtttcctcgttaacaaaatttctggtgtctgtattatttctattttgccttatattttgttatattattaaaatatcacaggttgtgcgtttgtatcgatcaattgtgaaatccaacctttggttgttgattggaaattgattgatacttggatattggtctttggtaccatccaagtttattatccttgtatttgataaaaactcgcagatttctatttgcttgagtaaaatcaaatcaaaagagagatattaactcctcgatatacttttctctagattgagtctgactgtctagttgattctctagaaagtatattggagttagtccatacagattgctaatcgaaatattgggtgcggttgttagacccccgctttttcaccctcatgacttgtttatgttcttggtaaaactatttacaaggcctgacttttgttagtgaaaccgatcttaagtaatcacctgagatggtatgatcgaattgttgtaattggtatgaccaactctagacattgggggaccgatcctagtaataggttgtagatggggaaaaatgatttgctggtttttacgaaattgaggagacgaccgtacggaggagactcctcgaaccgagtgaaattttaaacctcacacagatgcaccgctacaaagggggtgctttagattcgagagatcaatctgtagtacttcggcctaaatcaagacaatgaccgttccagagtaaattcggtcacaagagaggatgggttgatctgtaggagggaagctaggaatgtatggaatcaatggtaatcaaagattgtgggtgtctgaattctgaatatgataagctctgaatgattgaaatttctcaattgagagtagttgctcaattgatgagttgatgatctcgtgttgtcgatgagacgtgagattaatgatactgttgatgctgataattcaatcatgattcagagacttatttatattgatggaattttagacaccatgatcccatgaagtgtgacagttgatggaatcaaggagtggggaagtggagatcgtgtttgaaaccagttgatcaacgtgtggagacttggtcgattttccacccactacctcatgaattccttcaactgattgcacgacttgatcacatttcatcgtgtgtttgaacacacgtgtcgtagaccgccagaccaaaaccctaaatcatatccacccaaagtgacacgattgacgtctcgtggtatgttagtcaattgatgacttcgtggtttgatgggatgatgagtccatgtagttgctgagttgaacatgatgttctgaaactcatgaattgaacatgtcatgagatagaggtatagttcttacgatgaagtgagcaagtattgctcattcgatggatcgttgaatattgattgttgaaccaatattccttggtttgaacaaatatttatcatctgagcaagtgttgctcatgtgatgaattgttgaatatttgatcgtccgaacatgtgttgctcatctgatggattattggcatcatacaaaaaatattaattaacatACTGGTCGTTGAAACGAGCAtagttaataaaattaatgaccatgaggtcgtcgtaaaattattaaggttggaatctggaatgatgatctttggattcagaaaccctaatttgatcaattgatgatcaattcatggttcgtcagaagtttaaccatgggaggaaggagggagcgactacatgggaccgtggatcaaccatgtagtgtccatatgctcacgtgagaaaatacaaagaactcctgaagagttgacgatttgttggtgaaagaatgatcaaatgttggtttaatcatttattcgaaaatgctcgtctgagccttaggtgagaaaacctaattaattatgacggagtgagggaccgaccatggggtcatgaaaccggccctgggtagtcacgtgaccgcctgatgatcacttcatgaaaatccaaagtgtttggaagagtcttgtacctaatacgtgcaattgtgcaaattaggtcaaaactgtgaaacttgatgggaccggcttctgtaagccaaagagccaatcttggtaagTCAAGACtcaagatagcgcgctcgtgttcccaaggcgtccgcgtcttagttctgagaattttgatattttctggcgtgcaattgagcatccattcgagaaaatatgccaaaattagggtttggacgaaactgaggaaaacaccatgagatgatggaaaataattataaaataaggaataaggaggcatgggaccgccgaggccaaggcatggtcggccggtcatgtccacggtcccgtggtgccttttccttaattttataatattttgatgattttatgaaaaattcatgaattttgagaaatttgatgaatttagggagtttccatgaattggaggagttttcatgagttcagagaagcaaaaaatattaaaataatgaaaacaagggttgtgggaccatggaggcgcggccggccggctagggccaggtcccacgagtttccctaatttttatgtatttttaatttatttttccatgatttgaagagattttcctaatttgagggaaataccatgaaatcaaggagtttcatgggatgaaggaaatcttaaaaataataataataaaatacatgggcgtgtgggaccagctgaggcatggtcggccagctggagcccggtcccacgtgttttcctaattttatattattattttttaatgtattttgaaaataccatgatttgaaggaattttcatgaaatcagggaaataataataataataataaaataatgaggagcCATAAGGtgtgggccggctgggaccaaggcatggacggttggccaatggtcatgccccacactatttttccttaattttatattattttcatgggtttatgaaaacaccatgaagccgaggagtttcctcgagacgaaggagatttgataaaacgagagaattttcattaaatcatggaaaataataaaaatgcattaaaaatataaaactggcgtgggattgatcacgacacggtcggttggtcgtgtgtccgtgctcccagcaccctggtcaatatttttaattatttatttttttcttccctattttgcataggttcatcgtttcgttgtattttgaaatactcattcgtgtcGGTGACTGTTGGAGGATTCCAGAAACAAGATTTGATGCACAAATTTTTAGTTTTTCTGTCCCCTAGATTGAAAAACTTTATTATCTGTTCATCATACACCTGACCACATTTATGTCCTTTCATTCTTAGTCCTCCTTCCTTTACATACTTCATTACCCTTCTTTGAACATTTTGCACACTTGGTTTTACCTCATCAAAATATTTCCTGTTCTTTTGAAACCATATCTCTTTCAGAGCCACACAAGCTGCAGTAATACATATTTCCTGAATGAGAGGACTtttattctttatacacttccataCATCCTCAAATGACTTGGGAACTTTAACCTGAAAAATGGATGATATCCATTCCCATATTTCAACACTGACTGCACAGTCCCATAACAGATGATTCAtactatcttcttctttttcacaaaTGCAACATCTAGATGCTAGCTCATACCCATTGCTCACCATAATTGCATCATCAATATAGATTTCTTGCACAAGTTTCCAAATATTGCTTGCAATACTAGGATGTAAGAAATTATTCCACACATACCTTGACCAATGCTTTCTGGTCTCCTTATGTCTGATTTTATTTGTAGCTGCTGACATTGTGAATACTCCTTTAATATCTCCATTCCATATCATTTCATCCTCATCTCCACTGGTTTCTGGTAATTTTTGGTTCATCATTGCATCTTGGATTTCACTTGGAATATCCCATGCACCCTCATGTAAGATGTCAGCTAGTTTTGTCTTTTTATTGTTTTGATAAAACTGAGAAGTACTCATTGCATTTTCCAGTGTAGTTTCACCTATCCACACATCATACCAGATTGATATTTTCTCACCAGTCCCTATATTCCACCTGATATTTTCTTTCAATACTTCCCCTGCCCATTTAAGACCTGGCCACACAGTAGATAACTGCCATTTTTTACTCCATTGACCATCCTTCTCTATATATTTAGCTTTAAAAAAAAGCTGCCCATTCTTCATTAGAGTGCATGAttttccacatcatcttcatcaacaatGCTCTATTTATGACCCCTAGTCTTGGAATAGCAAGTCCACCTTCTTCCAATGGAGTACACACTTTTTTCCATGCTAGAGTTTTGGATTTCCTAACTTCACCATCACCTGACCAAAGGAAGTTCCTTATAATCTTCTCACATATTTTGATAATAGTTGaaggccatttgtacacagccatgttgTACATAAGTATGCTACAAAGATCTGACTTAATGAGCACCAGTCTTTCTTGAAAGGACAACATTTTTCCTTTCCAGATGGCAAGTTTGCTCTGTAACATCTCCACCATTGGCCATACAGTTGAGGATTTAACTCTGCCTGCTGCTAAAATAACCCCCAGGTATTTATCAGGAAATTCACTGAGCTCCTTCTGCATTATTTCTTGTATCATTTTTTTCCTTAAGATAGATGTGTCATCTATGAAAAGTTTACTCTTGCTTTTATTAATGATTTGCCCTGAACATTTTTGATATGCTTCTAGTAGCAGCTGAACTTGTTGAAGACATTTTTTTCCTCCATTACAAAACAcaaaaacatcatctgcaaaaaaacagATGAGTTGGACCAATCCCCTTTCTTATAACCATTGAAGTTATTTTACCTTCAGTCACCAGTTGAGTTATCTTCCTACTCAGCACTTCCTCCATAAGTACAAAAATAATTGGAGATAGGGGATCTCCTTGCCTGAGTCCCCTACTCACTTGAAAAAACCCACATGGACCTCCATTGATCAGTAGTGAAATCCTTGCTGATTTAAAAATCACATGAAGCCATTCACACCAACTTGAGGagaaaccaaattttttaagtACTTGATAGAGAAACTCCCAACTCACtgagtcatatgcttgtgaaataTCAAGTTTAAGTGCCAATATTACCAcctcttctcttctttttcatttcattGACCATTTCAGAAGCTAGAAGTACTTGTTCTTGAATACATCTTCCCTTTATGTAAGCTGCTTGTTGAGGAGCTACTAGTTTTTCCATCAAGGTACTCATTCTCACAGTCATAATCTTGGTAATGATTTTAAAACTCAAATTACTTAGACAAATTGGCCTAAATTTATTTGGAGTTTTTGCTCCCTGCACTTTTGGTAACAGAACCAAGAAACTTGAATTAAGACCTTTGGGAATAAATCTTCTTTTCCAACAATATTGAATTGCTTGCACCACATCTTCATGTATGATCTGCCAACAAGCTCTATAAAAACAGCCTGAAAATCCATCTGGTCCTAGTGAACTCTCAGGGTCCATATTAAAAACAGTATTTTTAATTTCTTCCTCACTAGGAACTGAATCCAACATTTTTTGATCTTCTTCTGTAATTTGATTTGGAATCACATCCAATAATGAACCTGCATCCTCCACTGTTTTAATTTGAATTTCTCTTCATAGTGCTTAACTAGAAGTTTTGCTATCTTCTCTTGATTAGTGCAAACATTCCCATTCTCATCCTCTAGTTCACTGATAAAATTTTGAGTTTGCCTTATCTTGACAGAAGTATGTAAAAAATTTGTATTAGCAGCTCCATCTTTTATCCAATTAATCCTTGCTTTCTGTTTCATCATTGTATTAAAATAGACTTCCTTAGTGTTAAGAACATTCTGAGATTCCACCAAATTATTCAGATTCTCCTCATTAAATGGATCTTTATATGATAACTCCATTGCttcttgaactttgatttcagcCTCCTTCATTTGAATATTAACATTTCCAAACACCTGCCAATTCCATTCTTTAAGAATATTTTTCAATCTCTTCAACTTTGTTTGAAATACAAAATCTGGATCACCAACCACTTCCTCTGACCAACTTTTTTGAACTGTTTCCATGAAATTAGGATGATATATCCACATTTTATGGAACTTAAATGGAGAATTTTTTGGTTTAGGATTGCTCAACTTACCACCTAATAAAGGGGCATGATCTGAGGCAATTTTGACTCCCACTTTAAAACTCCAATCTTCATAATTTTGTAACCATAGATGGTTAAACATTGCTCTATCCAAAATGCGAAGAATCCTTTTATTACCATGTTGACAATTGGACCATGAATGTTGCTGCCCTGATCTTGGAGCTTGCAGTAATTCACACACATCAATACAGTTATTAAAGTCTAACATTGATCTTTTGTTTGGATCTTTACCTCCAATTTTTTCTTCTGCACAAGTGATAGCATTGAAATCCCCCAGAATTAACCATGGATTCTTCAATTGACTGATGATTTCCATTTCTGACCATAAAAACCTTCTTTGAACTATCCCCGCATGAGCATGAACTCATGATATTAATGAATCCCCAACACTCACAGTGATCATTTGACTTGACATTGATACAACTATTGGAGTTGGTAGTGTTTTATTCCAAAACAACCAGATATTCCCCTTTTTATTTGAGACTGAATTATGAATAACCATACTTTGCATGCCTGGTGAATTTAACTTCTTGCAAAAAGatgaattacaaaaaaaatttggttcTGCTACCCAAACTAATGAAGGATTGAATTGATTTACTAAATACCAAAGTTTTTATTGAGCCCTAGGTCTTTTAAGGCCCCTTAAATTCCAGAATATTACCTTCATTGTTTAGGATGGAGGCATGTCCCTCCTTTTCCTTGTGTTCTTCTAAGATTATGCTTTACTGGTGCAGGTTGAGCCTTTGGTTCAACATTCTTTTGAGCATCTGATTTTGTAGCCATGCTTGGTTTTTGAATAACCCTGGACCAAGAAGTGGAGGGGACTCTTTCTTCAGATACTTCACAATTTTTACCATTTACATATTTGATTACACTGTTTTCCAGAGCATTATCATCCACCACCTGTAAGATTTTTGCATGACTTAACATTTCTTCACTAGTACTTTGTTTTCCATTATCCATATCTTTTAACACttcaaatctgccagaacttCTTTGAAGAATACTTATTGATTCATTAACTGATTCCTTAGCTTGAGATGGAGTACTGTTCTCATTTATTGAACTGTTAACTGCTTTTTTTATTTGAGGTGGAGCTATATTCTCCATATCCTGAATTGGAGAATTGGCCTCATTTGTTGAACTATTAACTGTTTCTTTGATTTGAGGTGGAGCTATATCAAATTTTTCCATATTCTGAGGATTTTTCTTACTGCCTGCTTGTTGTACTCCCACTGTATCCTGAGATGTGTTATTCTTTGCTCTGCATTCTGGTTGAGTATGTCCAACAATCTTACAGTTAGGACAAAATTTGGGTAACTGTGTAAGAAGAACATTTTGCATAAAGCCTTCATACTTGGTTTTAATCCATATCTTGCTAGgaattttttttgctaaatcaatTTGCACCAAAACTCTTGCATAAAGACCATTTTCATAGTTTAATGTGACTTCGTCAACTTTAACTGGAGTACCAAGAACACTACTGATATTGAATAAAGTCTTCTCATCCCAGTATTCtagactttgttaacgaggaaaactacaagtgcagaaaaacctcatGACCTAGTCAAGAATTgcatactctcataattaagccactatacaaaatctacaccaacttcgtatagttgagaccaagcaactacccctagttcctTTAGTTTCCTTAGTATTCCTGCACTTCCGACTTCAATGAGTGcagcactggaacaattcctttgattcgtattccaaacagtaaaagaacaacaaatctgtttggtaacaactctttcgattctttcaagataaagatatctaaagtcatacgcaaaggctcttccgtttaaatctaataaactcctttgcctagttagatcaatctatctaataactaccaaagtactCAAgcttagatttgcaatcaaagtttaaacaatcgttagtcaatcaaatcaatcaaaaactaataacactgaaattatctagtttcccaccaacggtactcgtagagcttcttgatcccatagaagttttttaacgagcggtcgtaagagatttcacctaattagggtactttcctctccgaatagacgactccaccagaaacaataaaaagatgaagtttgcctggctcttaggatagtttgctagcaATGCAatcttaggtatttatagaccaatgatgtttggacaccaaggaatttccaaaaccgaaaatattctcaagattgcaataaatagtaaaattcggttttcctatttccaataaattcttgtccaaaatttctgaaatctctaaatagaaaatctccaattagtaaatgcacattactaatttttattctctagagatatgcatttaattgctggtaattaaagcatataaaaccaaaactgttaattaaaacattctcaatttattttggcactggatctccttgagtagtaaggaatatctttgaacaataaatgataagagttattgaacgtgttcaaagtatgttgacatctttccactgtaaatccttattcatatttacatggatttacattcttggaatcggttataccacacttccaaacaagtttagaattagttcacctgtattccaagatctCTATGTGAtcgatcaaatatcaaatcacaaacATGGGTTAAATCGGTTCTACTAATCACTAGGATCGATTATACgttaatatggaaatacttgtgatcggtcacacaagttaccaggactggttacatcagttaccaggatcagttacatcaattaccaggactggttaccatatactcatggtattgcttgtgatcggtcacaccggttaccaggattggttacaccaattaccaggaccggttacaccaattacaaggatcgattacacaacactctgtgatcggtcacaccaattactaggaacggccacaccaattacaaatatcgatcataccatctcatggtgattacttaggatcggttacaccaattaataaaaactagtcataagaAATCATAAGTCAAACAttatgattagttataccaagatacataacaaagttacgatcggttctaccatctcacacatattggtaatccaaagatttgcaatgaatagccgtaccaataagcctaatgatttccctttggattcataaaacaagttcatgaatgtacttcctttaaacaaatgtaagacattgtttcctagggtgaaatattcaccataacccattcacataatcataactatacaagattatgtcgatgtcatgtctacgaagttcaaaagataagcgttatacttcgtagtctagttccctaatactatgatcatataaatatgactatgtcacatcactagagtatcatactgtagatggggaaaaaaagatttgctggtttttaaggaattgaggagacgaccgtacggaggagactcctcgaaccgagcgaaatgttaaacctcacacagatgcaccgctgcaaaggggatgctttcgattcgagagatcaatctgtagtactccggcctaaatcaagacaatgaccgtttcagagtaaattcggtcacaagagatgatgggttgatctgtaggagggaagttgaggaat
This DNA window, taken from Papaver somniferum cultivar HN1 chromosome 3, ASM357369v1, whole genome shotgun sequence, encodes the following:
- the LOC113360050 gene encoding uncharacterized protein LOC113360050, yielding MLDSVPSEEEIKNTVFNMDPESSLGPDGFSGCFYRACWQIIHEDVVQAIQYCWKRRFIPKGLNSSFLVLLPKVQGAKTPNKFRPICLSNLSFKIITKIMTVRMSTLMEKLVAPQQAAYIKGRCIQEQVLLASEMVNEMKKKRRGGNIGT
- the LOC113360051 gene encoding uncharacterized protein LOC113360051, with the protein product MEIISQLKNPWLILGDFNAITCAEEKIGGKDPNKRSMLDFNNCIDVCELLQAPRSGQQHSWSNCQHGNKRILRILDRAMFNHLWLQNYEDWSFKVGVKIASDHAPLLGGKLSNPKPKNSPFKFHKMWIYHPNFMETVQKSWSEEVVGDPDFVFQTKLKRLKNILKEWNWQVFGNVNIQMKEAEIKVQEAMELSYKDPFNEENLNNLVESQNVLNTKEVYFNTMMKQKARINWIKDGAANTNFLHTSVKIRQTQNFISELEDENGNVCTNQEKIAKLLVKHYEEKFKLKQWRMQVHYWM